DNA from Bradyrhizobium diazoefficiens USDA 110:
ACGCAGCCACACCGCCCGCACGCCGAACGGGGAGATCGACAGGCCGCGGCTCCTGAGCTCATTGCTGACCCGCACCTGACCCCAGGCCGGCTGGTCGATCCCCAGCTCAACGACGGCTGCCTCGACCTCCGGCGCGACACGGTTCTTCAGGACCGGTTTCTTGCGGCTGATCTCAATCAGCGCCAGCTCGCCGCCCTTGTCGTACAGTTCCTTGAACCGGTAGAAGCTGTCGCGGCTATAGCCCATCATCCGGCAAGCCTGGCTGACGTTGCCGAGCTGCTTGGCCAATTCCAGCATGCCGACTTTCGCGCGAATGACTTCTGTTCCTGGGTCATGGTAACGTCTCCCTGTGAGACGCCGCGGGCTGCGCGGGAGCGCCCTTTGGGTGAGCGCTCCTGCTCGCCCGCAGCTCCATTCCCTGCCAGTTCAAACCTTGCCGTCAGATTAAGTCGAAACTTCTACAGACCATGACATATTCCATGTCCGGCTCGTCTGAGACCGCATCAAACATGCGCTTCCAGACGCCCGCCTTCGCCCAGTCGCGAAAGCGCGTGTACGCAGTTATCCAGTTGCCGAAGGCGCGCGGAAGATCGCGCCACGGACTGCCCGTGCGGGCAATCCACAGCGCGGCTTCGACAAACAGCTTGCCGCTCCGGCCGGGATCGCCCGGCTTGCCAAGACACAGCGGCTCCATCTTCGCCCATTGGGCGTCAGTCAAAACGAATCGGTCCATCCCAAGCTTGAATCACAACCAAGCCAGGATGAGAATCCTAATAAAAAGCCCAATTCTAACAATCTGCCAAAGTAGTGTTAGGGCGCGGATTCATTAAGGCGCAGCCATAGCCTGACTGACGCGAGTTGAACGAAGGCAAGGTAGTTGTCCTGACATCTGCTCCATTTTTTGATCTTCGCATCCAATGCCGGCGAGCCCGGGTGGATGGTCTCGTTGCTCGATGAGTTGGCCCGACACTTCTCGAGACGCCTACGAAGAAAACGGCCAACGAAACCCTCCTCACCCAGGCAACCCGGAAAGATCCCGAGCCATTCTGATGGCGAGGACACAATGACGCTGGCGCCTGCCATAGGCAATCCGCTCCTCCCGCCCGGGCGGGAGTCGAAAACTCCGGCTGGAAGCCGGGGTTTTCTTTTGTGCTATTATAGGCACCAGCTCTCGTAAACCGCCGCCAGTACAGTGCACCTCACGGCTTGAGCCGAATTGGCTTGGGCTTCGCTCCGTCCAAGGCTCGATCGTAAGCCGCAGGTGTCGGTTGGTCTGCGCTCTGCTCCACCTCAAATGGATTGGTAGAGATCTCACGTCACATGAAGTCTCCATCCGAGTCGGGCTCTGATGAAGGTTCATCATCGCTCGACGCTTTGGAGAGATACATCGAAGAATTGGTTGCGCGCTGCCATTCACCATCCCTATATCTCCACTGTTTGGACTGGGTGGGATCAAGTACCATATCATCGGGATCCACATGAACGAAGCCCAGTTGTTCTGCACGGGCTCTCGCTTCGTCATTGGCAGGACGCCAGTTCACTAGCGGCCGTTCGCCGTCTCGCCCTAGTTGGTGCTCGAGCAGAATATCGCCGGCGTTACCGACGAGCGGATGTGCAACCTGAAAATCCACGATTGATGTGACATCAGTCCGTCCGGGAAACAGTTCTCGCCACCGCTGGCTGGTGAAACCAGTCGCCATAGGAAATCCGGCTTCCGTTCTTTGGAGGCCGACGCTCGTATTTCCTAGTTGATAGCTGTAGCCGTTGTTGCACCTTTACTCGCGTCGGATCATCCCCGAAACGACCCGTGATCGCACCTACCAGGCTTGGTGGGACGGCAAGGGTAATGGGCTGCTGCGGGCAGAACTGCTTGTGGTTGTCGCGTCTGCAATTGCCTGAGAAGAGCTTGGAGCCTGACGAGCTTGCAATGCGTTATGCCGAGAAGACCCCGTCCAATGCCAGGAAATGCCTGACGCACGTGCGAGGAAGAAGCAGCAGCACCGGGCGCGCCGAGGAAACCATGCACGAACTTCAGCCGCAGCTAAGAAAAGCGATTGGGCATGGCGGGCGACACCAAATCGGAACGGTGGGCGAGATCGAGCGGAAACCAGCACACCCATGGCATTCCCCATCCTTCATTCAAAGCTCCTGCATTCTTGAAGAAGCCAGCAATCCTGAGAGTGCGACGAATCTGTACGATATCGATCAATCGGAGAGCCTGCAGCGAAGTCCGTCCAAGATTTCACGGACGTCTCCTATGGTCACGTCTCCGCGCCTGGCCGTCGTTCGAGTCGGCGCGCATCATGTGCACATGCACAAACCTCCTAACAATGCTAGCCCGTCCTATTCGTGAGAGTGCGGCTTTGGGGCCCGATTGATGCGGCCGAACATCTTGTCTGACGAGGCGCACAGGATTGCCTTCGGCTTTTCACCGCCTGACGACCCGTACTTTGCAACGCGCTTGAGGTATAGGTTGGGCGAACGGGGGGCGGACGCCCCGCCGGTCAAGGACCGAGCGGCAGCAGCGCACCTGGCAAGCAGCGGATCAGGTCGGCTTCCGGACAGGCCGCGGCGAACGCAAGGCGAATGCGGCTCGTGGTCTCGACCACACGGGCAGCGATTTTCAACAGCCGAAGACGCAGCGTCGCGAACTCGGCAGCGGCCAATTCCCGGACTTTGGGAATGGCCTCGCGCACGGTCAGCATCAGCCAATAAGCGGCCGTATGGAGCACGAGACGGACCTGGTTGGCGAGCGCCGAACGGCAGCTGGTGCGGTCGGAGGCGAGCTGTGACTTATGCAGCTTGTCAGATTCTCGGCTTGGCCGCGCGCGCAATACAGGCTGTCGTAGATCCACTCGGCCGAGCCGACATCGAGGCTGGTGACGACGAAACGGATGTCGAGGCCGAGCATCGCCGCCTCAATACGGGCGACAGTGCGCCGTTCGCGATCCCAGGACTTTGCCTTGTGGCGGGTCTCGGTATAGCCACGCAGAACCGGCAGGTTCTCGATGGCGCGTCGGGTGCGGATGTCGTCGGCGACCTCGTCGACTTTTCTGGCGAGAGGCTTGGTGCCGGACAGACCGAAGATGTAGTCGATGCCGTTGGTCTCGCACCACGCCATTGCCTCCGGCCGGGCATAGTGCCCGTCGCCACGGAACGTAATTTGCGTGTTGTGCCATCGCGTGCGGATATGCCGTACCAGGCGGCGCAGATGGGCACGCACCTCGACGCCGCCCGGCGTCTTGCCGGGCCGCAGCACGACGGCCACGGGCCGGCTCTTATCCGTGTCGTAGACGTGGATCGACCGCCATCGAAGGCAGCTGTGACTTTCTTGGCGTGAACGGCTGGAAACGAGGATGGCAGAATCGTATCATCGGTCATGGCGGGCGTGGTTTAAGGTGATGGGGTGGCTTCGCAACCGAATCCTACGCCGCATCAGCGCTTTACACCACGCTCGCCAGCCCTCAGGCGCACTCTTACGAATAAGACGGGCTAGCGCTCCATCTCGCCCATAAGAATTTCATCTGAGACGTATCGTGGATTGGAAATGACAGTCCGCATTTCCGCATTCTTGCCCTCGTCCGCAAACCGGAATCCCTTCTTGTAGAAAAATGCTGAAGCTCCTTCATCTTGAGAGAGAAGGGATAGCTTGGAAAGGCCCGCGGACTGCCTAGTATGATCGGCGACTTCAATCATAGCCGTCCCGACCCCTTTGTACCTCGACCGGCCGAGATTTTCTATGCTGAGAATTCGCAAACTGTTGCGCCCCGGCGCCACGGTCATCGCTCCCACCTTATTGCGTTCATTGGCATCAGTAAACAAAGAAACACTTTGGGCGTTGCCAATATTGCTACTTACTCTGTGTAGGCGGACTGACACACCTGTCCTCTTGTCAAAAGCGGAAGACGCTGGTCCAGCAGCTAAAGCGGCCGTAAAAGCAGCACCATCTGCGCCAGAAGTGCCGGCCAGCGCATCGCGCTGCTGGTCCACACTTTGCCCGTCGGAGGGCCAGTTGTTGTAATTGGTTCTCATCACAACGAGCTACTATTTGGACGAGCTGACAGAAAGCTGACAAAGCCGACGCATGAGCCGGTCCTTTACGAATAAGACGGGCTAGCGTAATGATACTCATCGTAGGATGGAACATGCGACATATTGTTAACTCGATCGTCCATGACGACCACACTCCTATGCCGGTTGCATTGTGTTTCAGGTCGTTAGACCTGACTCCGCAGATAAGCAGCTTAGCTGTCCGTAAGCTGACGCCGAGAAATTAACGGAAAACTAGGTGTTTGGCCCCGGCATTTCTGCAGCGGATTGAGTTTGAATCGTTCCGGCTGGGAAGTTCAATCCTGAATCCAAACAGACCCTAGTCGGGTGCTCCGAGAAATGCATCGACGGAGGTGCGACGAGCATCCGATCATAAGTAGGTCTACAGGTTCCGAGCGGGTAGACGGAGCGATGCGGTGATGGCCGAACTTATCCATTCGGTCGATAGATCTGATCAAGAAAATCAATTTTACCGATTGTAGCGTCGTCATATAGACCGTCACCACGGCTGGGGCTAACCTAGGGAAGCGATCTCCCAATGAAGAAGTCAGTTTTGGTGACGGCGAGCGCCCTCGCACTTGCGACCGCGGCGGTACCTCCATTTGCTGCAGAAGTTGCCGCGCAACCGCTCACCTCCAGCGTGCAGGTAGCCGATACATCGTATCCTCAGTGCGCCGATGACCCATTGAATGGTATC
Protein-coding regions in this window:
- a CDS encoding IS5 family transposase; this encodes MDRFVLTDAQWAKMEPLCLGKPGDPGRSGKLFVEAALWIARTGSPWRDLPRAFGNWITAYTRFRDWAKAGVWKRMFDAVSDEPDMEYVMVCRSFDLI
- a CDS encoding GNAT family N-acetyltransferase, producing the protein MRTNYNNWPSDGQSVDQQRDALAGTSGADGAAFTAALAAGPASSAFDKRTGVSVRLHRVSSNIGNAQSVSLFTDANERNKVGAMTVAPGRNSLRILSIENLGRSRYKGVGTAMIEVADHTRQSAGLSKLSLLSQDEGASAFFYKKGFRFADEGKNAEMRTVISNPRYVSDEILMGEMER